Within Bacillus sp. Marseille-Q1617, the genomic segment TCATGGAAAAATTTATTTTATCATTAGACCAGGGTACGACAAGTTCAAGAGCCATCTTATTTAATAAAAAAGGAGAAATTGTTCATACCAGCCAAAAAGAATTCACACAGCATTTCCCTAAACCGGGCTGGGTAGAACACAATGCTAATGAAATTTGGGGTTCTATATTGTCCGTCATTGCAACCGTTTTATCAGAGTCCAACGTGAAGCCGGAGCAAGTCGAAGGGATCGGGATCACGAATCAGCGTGAAACGACGGTCGTCTGGGATAAAGAGACCGGTACTCCTATTTATCATGCAATTGTATGGCAGTCACGACAGACAGCAGGCATTTGCGAAGAATTGAAGGCACAGGGACACAATGACACCTTTCGGAACAAGACGGGTTTATTAATCGATGCTTACTTCTCAGGAACAAAAGTGAAGTGGATTCTTGACAATGTGGAAGGAGCAAGGGAAAAAGCGGAGAACGGTCAGCTTCTGTTTGGAACGATTGATACATGGCTGATTTGGAAAATGTCCGGAGGGAAGGCACATGTAACCGATTATTCAAATGCTTCAAGAACATTAATGTATAATATTCATGAACTAGAGTGGGACAGCGAACTCCTGGACATACTTGGCGTACCGGAGTCTATGCTTCCTGAAGTACGGCCTTCTTCAGATGTGTATGCGAAAACGATCCCCCATCATTTCTTTGGACAGGAGATTCCGATAGCAGGTGCAGCCGGCGATCAGCAGGCAGCTTTATTCGGACAGGCCTGCTTTGAGAAAGGTATGGGGAAAAACACGTATGGTACAGGCTGTTTCATGCTCATGAATACCGGGGATAATGCAGTGAAATCCGATAATGGATTACTGACCACCCTTGCTTGGGGAATCGACGGAAAAGTGGAATATGCATTGGAAGGAAGCATCTTCGTGGCGGGTTCTGCCATTCAATGGCTGCGTGATGGTCTTCGAATGTTGAAAGATGCCAAAGACAGTCAGGGATATGCTGAAAAGGTTGAATCCACCGAGGGCGTATATGTAGTCCCTGCATTTGTTGGACTTGGAACCCCATATTGGGACAGCGATGTCCGGGGGGCGGTATTCGGCCTGACCCGGGGGACATCGAAAGAGCATTTCGTACGTGCCACGTTGGAATCCCTGGCCTATCAAACCAAAGATGTATTGACAGCCATGGAAGCTGATTCAGGCATTGCACTGAAAAAGCTCCGTGTGGATGGCGGAGCGGTGAAAAATGACTTCCTGATGCAATTTCAGAGTGATATCCTAGATGTTCCAGTCGAAAGGTCTGTCATCAGTGAGACCACTGCACTGGGCGCCGCTTATCTCGCAGGGCTTGCAGTAGGGTATTGGAAAGACCGCGAAGAGATTTCTAAACAATGGAACAAGGAAAAGGAATTCGAACCGAAAATGGCTGAAGAAGATCGAAAAGAATTATATGGCGGCTGGAAAAAAGCTGTGAATGCCGCTATGGCTTTTAAATGATATTTATTTATGATATAATGATAACAAGTTAATAAATCGGTAAGAGATCCAGAGAGACCAAACTGCATTATGGACCTGCAAATCCATAATGTTAGTTTTGGTCTCTTTTTTTATGGATATACACTTACTAGAACATCAATATATAAACTGAAGTTGAATTTATTAATACGATTTACAATGTGTATACAGGAGGATGTATATTATGACCTTTTCAAGTACTGCAAGACAAGAAATCAAAAATCAATTAGCCTCCCAGGACTATGACCTAATCGTCATTGGAGGCGGTATTACCGGTGCAGGTATCGCCCTTGATGCTGCCAAGCGTGGAATAAAAGTGGCCTTGGTAGAGATGCAGGACTTTGCAGCGGGGACATCCAGCCGGTCAACGAAACTTGTTCATGGCGGCTTGCGATATTTGAAACAATTTGAAGTGAAGATGGTGGCTGAGGTAGGGAAAGAGCGTGAAATTGTGTATGAAAACGGTCCGCATGTGACGACCCCTGAATGGATGCTGCTTCCCCTCCACAAGGGCGGTACGTTCGGTAAATTCAGCACATCGATCGGTTTGAAAGTATATGATTTTCTTGCAGGGGTAAAGAAAAGTGAAAGGAGATCGATGCTTTCTGCTGCAGAGACCCTTTCAAAAGAGCCGCTTGTGAAAAAGGATGGCTTAAGAGGCGGAGGCTACTACGTGGAATACCGCACAGACGATGCCCGTCTAACGATTGAAGTGATGAAAGAAGCGATTGCACATGGAGCAACAGCCATTAATTATACAAAATCGCAGCGTTTTTTTTATGAAAATAAAAAAGCCGTCGGTATCGAAGCGGAAGATCTTTTAGATGGAGGAACTTTGCAAATCCGCGGTTCTAAAATCGTCAATGCCGCCGGCCCATGGGTTGATGAAGTACGCGGAAAGGATTACAGCACGAATAACAAGCAGCTCCGCCTGACAAAAGGAGTCCATATTGTCATCGATCAAAGTAAATTCCCTTTACGACAAGCTGTATATTTCGACACACCAGATGGCCGCATGGTCTTTGCGATTCCGAGGGACGGAAAAGCGTACGTCGGAACGACAGATACTTTTTATGATAAAAATAAAGCGACACCCCAAATGACTACAGAAGATAGAGATTACATTCTTGACGCCATTCACTATATGTTTCCTGAAGTAAAGGTAACGGAAGAGGATGTGGAATCAAGCTGGGCCGGTATCCGCCCACTCATTTTTGAAAAAGGGAAGGATCCTTCTGAAATTTCCCGTAAAGACGAAATCTGGGAAGGGGAGAGCGGGCTGATTACCATAGCAGGAGGAAAATTGACCGGCTATCGTAAAATGGCTGCGACGGTGGTGGATCTTGTATCTGCAAGATTGAAAGAGGAAACGAAAAAGAAATTTCCATCTTCTGAAACAAAGAACATGCCTATATCCGGCGGTCATGTAGGAGGATCCAAAAACTTACAGGCATTTATCGACCAAAAATCCAAAGAAGCCGTTCAATACGGTTTGACGGAAGAAGAAGGACAAAAGCTTGCACGTATGTACGGTTCCAACGTCGACCAATTGTTCAAGCTCGCTCATGCATACAGCGGCTCATCAGAAGAGCGCACGGTGCCCGTCACTCTCTATGCCCAGCTCATCTATGCTGTACAGGAAGAAATGGCTGCGACGCCGATTGACTTCTTTACCCGCAGAACTGGTGCCATGTTCTTTGACCGTGAATGGGTTGAGAAGTGGCACGAACCA encodes:
- a CDS encoding glycerol-3-phosphate dehydrogenase/oxidase; this translates as MTFSSTARQEIKNQLASQDYDLIVIGGGITGAGIALDAAKRGIKVALVEMQDFAAGTSSRSTKLVHGGLRYLKQFEVKMVAEVGKEREIVYENGPHVTTPEWMLLPLHKGGTFGKFSTSIGLKVYDFLAGVKKSERRSMLSAAETLSKEPLVKKDGLRGGGYYVEYRTDDARLTIEVMKEAIAHGATAINYTKSQRFFYENKKAVGIEAEDLLDGGTLQIRGSKIVNAAGPWVDEVRGKDYSTNNKQLRLTKGVHIVIDQSKFPLRQAVYFDTPDGRMVFAIPRDGKAYVGTTDTFYDKNKATPQMTTEDRDYILDAIHYMFPEVKVTEEDVESSWAGIRPLIFEKGKDPSEISRKDEIWEGESGLITIAGGKLTGYRKMAATVVDLVSARLKEETKKKFPSSETKNMPISGGHVGGSKNLQAFIDQKSKEAVQYGLTEEEGQKLARMYGSNVDQLFKLAHAYSGSSEERTVPVTLYAQLIYAVQEEMAATPIDFFTRRTGAMFFDREWVEKWHEPAIDIMAKLLNWKAEQKIEYTLDLKKELKNAVVPVDQQ
- the glpK gene encoding glycerol kinase GlpK, which codes for MEKFILSLDQGTTSSRAILFNKKGEIVHTSQKEFTQHFPKPGWVEHNANEIWGSILSVIATVLSESNVKPEQVEGIGITNQRETTVVWDKETGTPIYHAIVWQSRQTAGICEELKAQGHNDTFRNKTGLLIDAYFSGTKVKWILDNVEGAREKAENGQLLFGTIDTWLIWKMSGGKAHVTDYSNASRTLMYNIHELEWDSELLDILGVPESMLPEVRPSSDVYAKTIPHHFFGQEIPIAGAAGDQQAALFGQACFEKGMGKNTYGTGCFMLMNTGDNAVKSDNGLLTTLAWGIDGKVEYALEGSIFVAGSAIQWLRDGLRMLKDAKDSQGYAEKVESTEGVYVVPAFVGLGTPYWDSDVRGAVFGLTRGTSKEHFVRATLESLAYQTKDVLTAMEADSGIALKKLRVDGGAVKNDFLMQFQSDILDVPVERSVISETTALGAAYLAGLAVGYWKDREEISKQWNKEKEFEPKMAEEDRKELYGGWKKAVNAAMAFK